The Ranitomeya variabilis isolate aRanVar5 chromosome 7, aRanVar5.hap1, whole genome shotgun sequence DNA window gctgcgtttttgacgcagcgctgagccgcagcatcaaaaacgcagcgtccagatgttacagcatagtggaggggatttaatgaaatcccgtctccactgtgcattaaaaaacgcatgcgtttttcctgcgaaaacgcacatgcggagcgttttttcagaacgcagcatgttgctactatgagcaaaacacgcaggaacaccgcaggtgacctgccagtgacctcaggtgcatttttggtcaggattttacctgcataaaatcctgaccaaagcctgaagcaaacctgaccgtggacacataccctaagacttccaTTTACTGTCTGATGTTAAAAATATTACTAATAAATGCGTAAGGCAAAATAGTACTTGTCTACAAAAATAAGACCATATTGACCTGTGGTGACACGCGaatgaaaacaatgaaaaaaaaattctagaatgctgaaaagggaaaaaaattaatgtgcttaactgttttttgtttttttttaaaaaagccaaATCTGGAAATgctgtaaaataacaaaataagtatAACTTCCCTGCTGAAGCCAATGCCGATCCCGCGTTACCTCTCTGCTGATACTTAGAGCAGGGAGATTAGTTTGATTAACTTGCTATTTGGGCTCGTGCATAAGACGAATTTTCTCAGATGAGTGCTATGTGTAGTTTTCACTTGTAGCGCTCGTAACTATGATATTCaatagggctgtgcacatgtccaaaattTATTTAATCTTTTTATCGGACTCTGCGGGAAAAAATGTGGGTTATGTCTGATTTTGACCCATCTGAGTGCAGTATGAtggaggggcagagactctgattccagcgatgtgtcacttactgggctgcttgctgtagttttgataaagttcctgttttctctgctgcagatcttgcagtgctctaaatactgagctctgtataacccggcccacacctctgattggctgctttctgcgtaGGGTGTCAGGATAAGCTCACTGATGgactctcagttaactcattttgcAAGCCACTCTCTATATCACACACTTCATATGTGCTATAGATCACATTCATGATCCTTTTTAATCCTTTTCCAGATACCTGTCCAGTCTTATGATGAAGACATTCCCGGTCACCTCTAAGCGGTTGCAGCACCGACTGATCAGCAAGGCAGAATCCTTAATGGAGGGGGATAACTACATAGATGTGCACAGCGTGCGCCGGGTCGTCCAGTTTCTGTGCCTTATGAAGTATGACTACCAGCCCCTCTTGGATAAATGCAATCAGATTTTTGTGCGGGACAAGAATAAAATGAGCACGGACACCATGTGCATCGTCAGCGGCCTCTACCGGCAAATGGCTTTCAAGCAGTACGAGTTTCAGGTGATGGCAAAATTGTCTCTGCTCGAAATATCAAACCTATGGAATAATGCGGATCATTTCGGAAAAATATTTTGTGCCTTATTTCCGATGGCTTCTCAAGAGATAAGAAATAGGTGAGTGGGCCCCTTAAAGGGATGTGATGTATCGGCCCCTTAAAGGGATACTACGTATCAGCCCTGAACCAACAGAAAAAATCCCATAATGCAATGATAATACTCAAATAGAACTCGTATTCCCTAATTAGAGGAAGCTCCTGATTATTTTGTAGTCTAATCTAGGAATTCAGTACTGGAAACAATTGCCAAATGTTGGATTTGTAAAGGTTTGAGCTCCTTTGTTCCCTCCAGGCTTGAAGACGACCTTGTCATACTGGCAGGTAAGATCCATCACATCAGTCTGGTGTACGTGCTGGAGACCATGGCGGAGGCCGAGTGCAAGAACCCAATCCTCATTCAGAAGTAAGTGGATTCTCTAAGCCGTGAATGGTTTGGAGCTGGATCCTTCCTGTCCAATCTGATATTGTCCATATTATCACGGTCCGGGTACGGGCTGCACCCCAGCGAGGGTCTGCTGACCCAAATATACATGTGTGAGGCCAGGAGATCCTCGGCCAATTCGGTCCATACCTGGATCATAATATATGGATGTCTGAATCCTGCCATATTTCCATTTACTGTTCAGATGGATGCAAGCTGTTGTTCCCTGTAATCAGCCATTTCAGGCTCTTAGTATTCTCCTCCTAGCAAATAAGTACtgagaggttttatttttttttttgcctgatccCTTTGATGTACAGACCGATGAGTCCGATGGTGGATTTCTCCACTCCTCAATGCATGAGCCACCCTACTGAGCATTCATGTCCATGGGGGGAATAGAGTGAGAGCGAGCTGATGGCCAGATGAACGCTTGGCCGACCCTCACGGTATATGGGGCCTTTACAAACCTATGAACCATTTTATATGGTGCACATTCTTGAAGCATCTTTACAGTGGAGCAAGGAGCGTCCACCACTTATTAGAGACTCTGTCGGCCGTTTCCTAACTTATTGATGACACTGGCGCAGTGTGTTGTGTCGTTTTTGCCATCAAAGTTACAAAAACCCATATGTACGTCAGTGGGGCTTGTGGTCCGGGTGAAATTTGTTCTGCCACACACGGCACACTGTGTGGGAGCGTCCCTTCTGGATGAGGACGTGGCACGGCTGTGGATGGAGTCTCGTTATGTTGCTTGATGACGTGTGATCTTTTTCTCTCCGTTCAGGATCTGCTCCGCCATCCAGGACAATCTGGATCATTACCATCGCCTGTATCTATGTAAGCTCACAGATGCCGTGGTTTGCCTGCCCTGCCAAAACTATCAACCGTTTGCGGATCTACAAAAACGTCTAACTGCGTAAGTGCAATTTCCATGCATGTGTGGCGAGTAATCGGGTTAAAGGGACATGTGGACGGCCCTATTAGAATGGCGCTGGGTTTACCATGTGGGTAAGACAAGGTCACTAATAAGAATACAAACATACGACTGGTATACCGTGAGGgccaggagcggacacagacagcagaggcccctgtgcaagaacaatatatggaccatCTGCAGCCGGAGAGCTCCTTATAATGCACAATGCCACCTGGTTTGGGGAAAGCAGTGGCCCCCGGACCtctcgggcccctgtgcggctgcactggttgcaccaatggtatgtccgctacTGGTCAAGGTGACATTGGGGAGTCCTCCAGCGTGCATGCGCACAGTGTAACTGCAGAGGCCTGTGCGCGCTCACCGACCGCGCTCACTGACCTCTCTCCTCTGCTGTGGCTGCTCGCTCCACGGAAAGATGCAGAAGTGTGGCGAGCAAGAAGCGTTAAAGAAAGAAGAGGGAGGAAAATCGCATGGCCGCAGCAGAGAGGAGAGAGATCTGTGAGTGCGTGCGCTGGCTCCTGCTGCTACATTGTGTGCTTTCCCCAAGCGAGCGCTGTCAATCAACACAGGAGGCAAAAAAATATCTTGGCCGTGCCAACAACGGACACCCGGATTTTAACATAAATATGCTCAACAATAATAGTTTATTACTACAAACATATGGGTTGTATAAGGACTATTTTATAAGGCTTATTTTAATTAGTAATTTTGGAGTGACACTCAtcacaaagtgtttttttttttgtttgtttttaataaatacGTGACATTTTTGTTCTATGGACCTTTTATTTTATCTTTTGCCTGGGGAAACCACAAAAATAAAGCCCACATTAATGTGTTTTGAGGGTTTTGGTGGCTTCTTTTTGTTCCCTTTGTCACATGTATAAATGATTTGATTCTGAGATGGTGACTTGTTTTTGGTGCCTGAAATGTCCCTTCCCGTAGCTTTATGAAGACGTCTCATGTCCCATCTATGGTGGTTATGATGACCAGGTCACTGTCGCTGCTGACCCTTACTAGAGTGGATGAAGCCGTCCTTAGAAAGATTGACGACGTCATTCCCCAGTGTGACCTCAGCGACCTGAATAGCATCGCGAACAGCGTCATCCGGTGGTTACAGCCCGCCCAGCTGTCCAGGCAGAATAAATCCGGGATGTATGAGAAACTCCTCCATAAAGTGAGCCGATACGGACTGGAGAGAGTGAAGAATATGGACGACATTGATCATCTGTTGAATGAGCTGACGTACGTGATGAACGGGCAGTGGCTGCAGAATATGCTGATAGACGACATCCTGCTCACCTGCCAGCGCCTGCTGCACCAGGTCACCTGGAGGAACGCACCGTTTCTGGCGCTGGTTATTAGTTACTGTAATACTCTGTGTCCTCCGGTTCTGGACAAGATCGCAGAAGTCACCATGGAGAATGTCACAAAGGTAGAAGCCCCGTGGGTTCAGATTGGAAGGCCAGTCACTGGCCCAAACTAAACATCTGGTGGCCAAAGGTCTATTCAGTGCGTGCACCTGACAGCTGTCTAGGGGCGGCTTAAAGAGCACCAGTCCTGTGTGTTACACTATAGTACCCCCATGTAATAATTATTCTGGGGCATCTTTTCattgttgttcctctgttattcctccaggAAATCCTTAAAGGGATTCTCTCATCATGTATCTTTGGTAGCACCCATCTCCCCTGCCTCCCGATTTTTCGCTTGCAATGGGGTAAGGGGACAGGGGACAGTGGTGCGCTCCTAAGGTCCAGATGGCCTGCAGAGGCAGATGTGCATGCTGCTTGTCTGGGAAactggacacttctgacaagctgcAGGAGTGGCTGGTAACCTAAacaatgagcagtaaactatagaattaaaactcCTTCCATTATTGCAAACGGAGAGGATTTTAAAGTAAGAAGtaaattgtttttacaagcacttttggCCACTATAGATGAGACAATTCCTTTAAATGAAGGATTTGGTGTTACTGTTCTACCAGTCAATACTTGTACTCTTAGGACACAATCAGATGACCGAATAAATTGGACTGTGATCGGACCACAATTcacagactggccggcggctctcccgacctgagcgtgaCCGCTTCATGTTTTCCTGTACAGCCATCATGCTCAGGTCGGTAGAGCCGCTGGACAGTCTTTGCATTGTGGTCCAATCACAGTCCAATTTATATggtcgtctgactgcgcccttaggtcTCAGACGTCTGGTTTTTTTCATACATGTTCTCAGTGTTTCTCACAGATCatgtacctattatagtctatggggctgtttacatgtatgttttgcttttttgcagtgcctgcaaaaaaccaaACTGAGATATGGCCACTTTTGATCTGAATCATGGATCAAATTCTCTGATGCAAGTCTAtagagggggggctgtatggggcgcagctaaaaggaagcccccacatgactgcgttgccatggggagcagggTAGTAATTTTCTTTTAAAAAGTTAGAATGGGAGGCTCAGGATTGGTGGATAGCAAATGGGGCGGGGAATTCTATGGGATTGGGAGGGGGGGacctgggaaaagtgcgggaaagggggtcagTCAGTTAGAGACAGCCAAAGTGAGTGGACCAGCTGCCGCAGCGTTACTCACCATGGCCGCGGTAGACAGCTTGGTCGCTCGGCTTCGCAGAGAGGCAAGATCCAGGAGGGCCGGATGGCTTGAAGAGCAGCTCACTGGGCTGCTAGGAGGCAGTGACAGCCAGGACAGCGGGAGCCGGGGCCGGAGTTCCAGGAGGTCGAGGCCGCCCGAGAGGCTGTCCCCGGATACCACACCGCACGGCAggcgcaggccgcggagcccctcacgggaccctgcgggggctgggggacgcggcgcagccacaccgcccgcccccccctccggcaggaatccactcgGCGGCCCTGCCGGCGCGAGACGACGAGGCGCTGCGGGAGCTGGGCAGGCGCGGCAGGACGCCGGCGCTTCACCGGATGTTATGGCCGCACTTCCGGTTCGGCCTGGCAGGGAGCGCGGGAGCGCTGCAGCGCCGACATCTGCACTCCAGACCCGCCGGGGAGCTGCTCCAGCGGCGGTGATTCCAGGGACGGTGCGCGGTAGGAGCGCAGCAGCGGCAGCAGCTGACAGGAGCCGGGACCCGGGAAGTACTGCGGCGGGTGCACCTAGACCTCTGCCGCACGGTGCACCTGGCTCTGGGACAGGACGGCGCAGCAGGATGGTGGCCAGGCCAGTGGCATCACCGCGGCAAGGAGCACGTGGTCGAGGCAGCGCAGGAGCGGCGCACAGAGCGGATGGTCCGGCTGCGGCACCCAGGGGACTTATGCAAGCTGCCAGATCCAGGTCCAGCAGGAGGTCGAGGGAGCGGTCGCCttcgccagtctcggtcccccctggtgacgtggaggccaggggcgcgggcctggggcagaggagCAACAGCGACGACTCAGGGAGCGAGCATCGTGACGAAAGCGATCGGCAGGCTTCAGGAggcacggctggtggggacacagcacctgcgcagccccgtGAGTATATGTCCAGTCCTTTTCCGGTGGCGGGTGTTTCGGGGTCTGTTGAGCGGAGTGGGGGTGGTGGTGAGGTTCCGGGTATTAGAGAACTTTTGGCGGGTATGTCACAGATCTTGAGAAGATTGGATGGCGGGGTTGCGGATAGTGCCCGAGCGTCGCCCGCTGGGGCTTGGGTGTCGGTTGCCGGTTGTGGAGTTGGGGGTCCGAGCGAGATTGCAAGTTCCGTTAGCGGGCCGCTGTCCTCAGCGGCCGGTGTGTCGGTGTCGGTACAAACCGAAACGGGGAGGGGCGATACCGTCAAGTTAGATGATAGGGCAAAAGGTGAGGTTTTTGTGTGCtttgagggcccgctgggggcccatttga harbors:
- the LOC143786276 gene encoding FAST kinase domain-containing protein 1, mitochondrial-like, producing MFCWRRALPLSLRFFQMRSISSDPLLDQLMTSTNQFQIFQLVGIHKSKLTVHHVGCAINTLWELQKGKPSANANHETVRNHPEFIALRILAENKIDFMSDTTLVNTLYAVIRFNVEAHDSLVQQLLMEGWRRLEKFEPETLSKFSVCLEKLDLGSSPLMGKVANALNTGLENIQNIRYLSSLMMKTFPVTSKRLQHRLISKAESLMEGDNYIDVHSVRRVVQFLCLMKYDYQPLLDKCNQIFVRDKNKMSTDTMCIVSGLYRQMAFKQYEFQVMAKLSLLEISNLWNNADHFGKIFCALFPMASQEIRNRLEDDLVILAGKIHHISLVYVLETMAEAECKNPILIQKICSAIQDNLDHYHRLYLCKLTDAVVCLPCQNYQPFADLQKRLTAFMKTSHVPSMVVMMTRSLSLLTLTRVDEAVLRKIDDVIPQCDLSDLNSIANSVIRWLQPAQLSRQNKSGMYEKLLHKVSRYGLERVKNMDDIDHLLNELTYVMNGQWLQNMLIDDILLTCQRLLHQVTWRNAPFLALVISYCNTLCPPVLDKIAEVTMENVTKVEAPLVARLRREARSRRAGWLEEQLTGLLGGSDSQDSGSRGRSSRRSRPPERLSPDTTPHGRRRPRSPSRDPAGAGGRGAATPPAPPSGRNPLGGPAGARRRGAAGAGQARQDAGASPDVMAALPVRPGRERGSAAAPTSALQTRRGAAPAAVIPGTVRGRSAAAAAADRSRDPGSTAAGAPRPLPHGAPGSGTGRRSRMVARPVASPRQGARGRGSAGAAHRADGPAAAPRGLMQAARSRSSRRSRERSPSPVSVPPGDVEARGAGLGQRSNSDDSGSEHRDESDRQASGGTAGGDTAPAQPHSFPPHLLVLVGFTLAVAQYFPEDLIKAIFNIRFLTKLDSELDTFLPDKSAKIRMRLMQLNRAVCLECPEYQVPWFHEEYCRQMKHREGNSKRSIYHQIHLFLGDLFGGVNYAKMFVTTPYYYTVDFECILSKNKKPTAYIEENKLSANVAEVQWGQDSQMCDNKSLPQGAQSIAVVLIDCPPAEPYATGGGRSWQPNRVYLICLRSTSLQDPLKCLYARNGRCPELLPSLPAICF